A portion of the Pleurocapsa minor HA4230-MV1 genome contains these proteins:
- a CDS encoding OmpA family protein gives MNINRDKHNLIPKVLLTVLTVSGVAIFSGQTVTAQANFKSYRVLVNSDRDTINPDRQLTLREAISLVNNTLSLSELSPAEQKQVTVIQESNASRIEFDLPAPIKIELQKPLPPLLNSGLVIDGTTHPDYDPKKIATVELPIPIPVVSLTVAEGKNVFRGLTISGDRITVKGLSIYGFSQPNQPTDTTPGGDIVIGSRLPVSEDLAAFIPKSSPQAVEIVDNWLGLPPDESITEVPSSFGVWLFDGVNTKIEHNRIEYHDGSAILTSVEAQKTQIKENIIVGNGLAGMPHAIYLEGLIDDSQISDNLICGNDGSGVYLFKPEGNLTINQNTIKFNGRRVPSAAVYLIGNDHQVTNNQISWQTGTGVTITAYPQSDRNLITNNTFNDLEGLSIDLNTRDREGRTFYQLGDGVNPVRNSRNRKRDTANKSINAPQFLSEDFYLIDGKANIDGVADPGSTVTLYQVKLGIPRDVKQQSPLASQSHNYGPLSEPLAEIVADQDGKFGFTLANPTPGTIVSAIATKSDYGTSEPAFNATIRALDRAKSTIEREGRRGFPALTNRVVERSLTLPNCTTKPIAEVLNPPTQPEIQPTPEPIKLNVPRNIHFALDRANISLTSAKVLNQIATVLKLYPYMMIELQGHTDFRASDRYNLDLSRRRADATRNYLLQQGVDPARMSILPLGESELEKPGNSTVDHAYNRRVEVIFRDLRGVDIIFEDQDADLQLER, from the coding sequence ATGAACATTAACAGAGACAAACACAATTTAATACCTAAAGTCCTGTTAACGGTTTTGACTGTTAGTGGTGTAGCAATCTTTTCAGGACAAACTGTTACAGCACAAGCTAACTTCAAATCCTATCGAGTTTTGGTAAATAGCGATCGCGATACTATCAATCCCGATCGACAACTCACCCTTAGAGAGGCTATTAGTTTAGTAAATAATACTTTATCCTTGTCAGAATTAAGCCCTGCTGAACAAAAGCAAGTTACTGTTATTCAAGAATCGAATGCTTCTCGGATTGAATTTGATTTACCTGCACCGATCAAAATTGAGTTACAGAAGCCTCTGCCACCTTTATTAAATTCTGGTTTAGTTATTGACGGTACGACTCATCCTGATTATGACCCTAAGAAGATTGCTACAGTTGAACTTCCGATACCTATTCCTGTAGTTAGTCTGACAGTCGCCGAGGGCAAAAATGTGTTTCGGGGTTTAACTATTTCAGGCGATCGCATTACGGTCAAAGGTTTAAGTATCTACGGTTTCAGCCAACCTAATCAGCCTACGGATACTACCCCAGGTGGAGATATTGTCATTGGTTCTCGTTTACCTGTGAGCGAAGATTTAGCTGCTTTTATCCCCAAAAGTAGTCCTCAAGCTGTGGAAATTGTGGATAACTGGCTGGGTTTACCTCCCGATGAATCTATAACTGAAGTTCCTTCTAGTTTTGGTGTCTGGCTTTTTGATGGAGTCAATACCAAAATTGAACACAACCGTATTGAATATCATGATGGTAGCGCTATTCTCACTTCCGTTGAGGCTCAAAAAACTCAAATTAAAGAAAATATTATTGTTGGGAATGGCTTAGCGGGAATGCCCCACGCTATTTATTTAGAGGGATTAATCGATGATAGTCAAATTAGCGATAATCTGATTTGTGGTAATGACGGTAGTGGTGTGTATCTCTTTAAACCCGAAGGCAATCTAACTATTAACCAAAATACAATCAAATTCAATGGTCGCCGAGTTCCTAGCGCTGCCGTATATCTCATCGGTAACGATCACCAGGTTACTAATAATCAAATAAGTTGGCAGACAGGTACAGGGGTAACAATTACTGCTTATCCCCAAAGCGATCGCAATTTAATTACTAATAATACTTTTAACGATCTAGAAGGTTTAAGTATTGACCTCAACACCAGAGATCGCGAAGGCAGAACTTTCTATCAATTAGGTGATGGCGTTAACCCAGTCCGTAATTCTCGTAACCGCAAACGCGACACTGCTAATAAATCGATTAACGCGCCTCAATTTCTCAGTGAAGACTTTTATCTGATCGACGGCAAAGCCAATATTGATGGAGTCGCCGATCCTGGATCGACAGTAACTTTATATCAGGTGAAGCTAGGTATTCCCAGAGATGTTAAACAACAAAGTCCTCTAGCCAGTCAAAGTCATAATTATGGCCCGTTAAGCGAACCTTTAGCCGAAATAGTTGCGGATCAAGATGGCAAATTTGGTTTTACTTTAGCTAACCCTACACCAGGAACGATCGTAAGTGCGATCGCCACTAAATCAGATTACGGCACCTCAGAACCAGCTTTTAATGCAACCATCCGTGCTTTAGATCGAGCCAAATCGACTATTGAACGAGAGGGTCGGCGGGGTTTCCCCGCCTTGACCAATCGAGTTGTTGAACGTTCTCTAACTCTACCCAACTGCACAACTAAACCTATTGCGGAAGTACTCAACCCCCCTACTCAACCTGAAATCCAGCCAACACCAGAGCCGATCAAATTAAATGTCCCGCGCAATATCCACTTTGCCCTCGATCGAGCGAATATTTCCCTGACTAGCGCCAAAGTCTTAAACCAAATAGCGACTGTCTTAAAACTATATCCCTACATGATGATTGAATTACAAGGACATACCGACTTCCGTGCGAGCGATCGATACAACCTGGATTTAAGTCGTCGTCGTGCTGATGCTACTCGCAACTATCTCTTACAGCAGGGAGTAGATCCTGCCAGAATGTCGATTTTGCCTCTAGGTGAATCTGAGTTAGAAAAACCTGGGAATTCTACGGTAGATCACGCCTATAACCGCAGAGTAGAAGTAATTTTCCGCGATCTTAGGGGTGTAGACATCATTTTTGAGGATCAGGATGCTGATTTGCAACTAGAACGATAA
- a CDS encoding Ig-like domain-containing protein — protein MKPKTSYPKKLSLPLITFMATVCSTIFYTAFTTPIAIAQVGAVRELPLPRQRQLIAQAWSDIATEQLSLATPTVTNSQESASDELLITQLLPEERQLIAQVWSDIATEQLSLATPTVTNSQESVSDELLITQLLPQEQQLIAQVWSDIATEQLSLATPTVTNSQESASDELLITQLLPEEQQLIAQVWSDIATEQLSLATGNSDRDFTVQPEEQLLISQLDLQQQKLIAQTWSNVEIKELSLASPVDKFEQIPATTNPNPPQQETPVINPRSREEIAARIILSKVQIITPAPGVIINGEADSSVTIQYPASTTVKLEVNGKEVAHNLIANEQLDFKTNLITKTWSGTKLTEGKNQVSVIASKSGFTSETSREVIVKKDTDNVPSEPSQTPAVESSTPKTNTPQSETESEQKQPNTEPKTPAAEAKPQSSISDKFSGNLVKILTPKADEVIANVSSTVIIQYPEEASVILQVNGQSVNASQVGRTEVSPVTKLVTQTWYGVVFNTGLNNLSVLATTDGTNYSETAIKVHVPGKPKSLKVKTVESHIPADGKSIATVKGQFLDEQGKVSVWNETVTLNSSEGKFVGADLNPDRPGFQVKSQKGEFTASLQAGYDAETVTVQAQSSHLEAYTQIQFKNTLREQPLLTGFANLRIGARGTDYYDNYRDFLPLDEDNGAEVDFNSAAFITGSFGKWSYTGAFNSDRPLNEDNNGETRIFRTYSDSESGYPVYGDSSTTEVTTPSTDSVYLRLEKNSAIEFAEPDYFMWGDYNTEEFATESQEFSAISRQLHGFKSNYNLGNFQLNAFYANNAEGFQRDGIAPDGTSGFYFLSRRLLIPGSEDVYLELTPLNDPGNVVNRERLTLGLDYEIDYDRGTLLFKDPVLRTAIDDRGNVLVRRIITTYQFESETRDSTLIGGRARYHFDRDFDRPTWLGMSYLNEDRGDLDFKLLGFDAYVSLGNWGKIIAEYANSENQTIFADANGSAYRLEGEVKFTNNILGRAYYREADEGFANNATLSFVPGQKRYGGELTAKVAETTNLRFLYERQENNGVAPRPLDELEDFLNPGFDPVPGSRVDNSVSTITAGVEQKIGKADLGLDLTWRDRQDNTVSGNLNSTSTQLRSHFSIPIVDKLNFHALNDLTLSNSTDALYSDRFGLGLDWEFYEGLSLVFNHQWFTRGDLAGESLTTFGLQGEYNPWANATLTGRYNITNGIDGINNVGSIGLQQKLSLAPGLNIDFDYEHTFDSSTQNSDTGTQFAQPFSVGQSAYSLSFGSGSTYGIGIEYTDDPDFTASAKWQYSDGSGGSNTVLSAGVTGKVSDALTTLFDYNQASSANQKFDIGTTRQLRLGLAYRDPKQDKFNALLRYEYEENGGTLPETILLGNGTGSQEHLFALEGIYAPNWRWEFYGKYAFRNSKTFLADDFVGSSNISLGQIRATYRLNYHIDLAAEARMIWQPSAGYTESGFLLEAGYYLTPEVRISGGYVFGRADDEDFTGTRSAGGPYVGLTVKLNSLLDGFGQHQAPSPPEVVSKKKEKEK, from the coding sequence ATGAAGCCAAAAACTAGTTACCCAAAAAAACTATCTCTACCTCTAATCACCTTCATGGCGACGGTTTGTAGTACCATTTTTTATACAGCTTTTACGACCCCAATTGCGATCGCTCAAGTAGGGGCAGTTCGCGAACTGCCCCTACCCCGACAGCGACAGTTAATCGCTCAAGCTTGGTCAGATATTGCTACCGAACAATTGAGCCTGGCAACTCCTACCGTTACTAATAGCCAAGAATCTGCCTCGGATGAATTACTCATTACGCAGTTACTACCCGAAGAGCGACAGTTAATTGCTCAAGTTTGGTCAGATATTGCTACCGAACAATTGAGCTTGGCAACTCCTACCGTTACTAATAGCCAAGAATCTGTCTCGGATGAATTACTGATTACGCAGCTTCTACCTCAAGAGCAACAGTTAATCGCTCAAGTTTGGTCAGATATTGCCACCGAACAATTAAGCTTGGCAACTCCTACCGTTACTAATAGCCAAGAATCTGCCTCAGATGAATTACTGATTACACAGTTACTACCCGAAGAACAACAGTTAATCGCCCAAGTTTGGTCAGATATTGCTACCGAACAATTAAGCCTAGCGACAGGTAATAGCGATCGAGATTTTACAGTTCAACCTGAAGAGCAGCTATTGATTAGTCAACTTGATTTACAACAGCAAAAACTAATTGCTCAAACTTGGTCAAATGTTGAAATTAAGGAGCTTAGTTTAGCATCTCCTGTCGATAAATTTGAGCAGATACCTGCCACAACCAATCCCAATCCGCCTCAGCAAGAAACACCAGTAATTAATCCTCGTAGTCGAGAAGAAATTGCTGCTCGCATTATTTTAAGCAAGGTTCAAATAATCACCCCTGCACCTGGAGTAATTATTAACGGTGAAGCTGATAGTAGTGTAACTATCCAATATCCTGCTAGTACTACTGTCAAACTTGAGGTTAACGGCAAAGAAGTTGCTCATAACCTGATCGCCAATGAACAGCTAGACTTTAAAACTAATTTAATTACTAAAACTTGGTCAGGTACAAAGCTAACAGAGGGCAAAAATCAAGTTAGTGTAATTGCCAGCAAGAGTGGTTTTACTTCTGAGACTAGCCGTGAAGTAATTGTCAAAAAAGACACAGACAATGTACCAAGTGAACCCAGTCAAACCCCAGCAGTTGAATCATCCACCCCAAAGACTAATACTCCCCAGTCAGAGACAGAATCTGAACAAAAACAACCCAACACAGAGCCAAAAACACCAGCAGCAGAAGCTAAACCTCAATCGAGTATATCTGATAAGTTTTCGGGGAATTTAGTCAAAATTTTGACTCCCAAAGCTGATGAAGTGATCGCTAATGTTTCTAGCACGGTTATTATTCAATATCCTGAAGAAGCTTCGGTAATTTTGCAAGTCAACGGACAATCAGTTAATGCTTCTCAAGTAGGACGCACTGAAGTTAGTCCCGTCACAAAATTAGTCACTCAAACCTGGTATGGGGTGGTTTTTAATACAGGATTGAATAATCTTAGTGTTTTAGCTACTACTGATGGCACTAACTATTCAGAAACTGCGATTAAAGTTCATGTTCCTGGTAAACCGAAAAGCCTCAAGGTCAAGACTGTTGAATCTCATATACCAGCCGACGGCAAAAGTATTGCCACAGTTAAAGGACAGTTTCTTGATGAGCAGGGAAAAGTTTCTGTTTGGAATGAGACTGTAACCCTCAACAGCAGTGAGGGAAAATTTGTCGGTGCAGATCTCAACCCAGATCGACCAGGATTCCAGGTAAAATCCCAAAAAGGAGAATTTACGGCTTCTTTGCAGGCTGGTTATGATGCCGAAACTGTTACTGTTCAAGCACAGTCTTCACATTTAGAAGCTTATACGCAAATACAATTTAAAAATACTCTACGAGAACAGCCACTTCTAACAGGATTTGCCAATCTGCGGATTGGTGCTAGAGGCACTGACTATTATGATAATTATCGCGATTTTTTACCTCTAGACGAAGACAATGGTGCCGAGGTTGACTTTAATTCAGCAGCTTTTATTACAGGCAGTTTTGGTAAATGGAGTTATACAGGAGCATTTAATAGCGATCGCCCTTTGAATGAAGATAACAACGGGGAAACTCGCATTTTTCGGACTTACAGTGATTCTGAGTCTGGCTATCCTGTCTACGGTGATAGCTCCACTACGGAAGTAACTACCCCTTCTACTGATAGTGTATATCTGCGTTTGGAAAAAAATTCAGCCATAGAATTTGCCGAACCTGATTACTTTATGTGGGGTGATTATAATACCGAAGAGTTTGCCACTGAATCTCAAGAATTTAGCGCGATTAGTCGTCAGCTACACGGTTTTAAATCTAACTACAATCTCGGTAATTTCCAGCTTAATGCTTTTTATGCCAACAACGCCGAAGGTTTCCAAAGAGATGGAATTGCTCCCGATGGCACATCAGGTTTTTACTTCCTCTCGCGTCGATTACTGATTCCAGGTTCAGAAGATGTCTATCTTGAACTTACTCCCCTCAACGATCCTGGCAATGTGGTTAATCGCGAACGTTTAACTCTGGGGTTAGATTACGAAATTGATTATGACCGAGGTACATTGCTGTTTAAAGATCCTGTTCTACGTACTGCGATCGACGATCGAGGAAATGTTCTGGTTCGCAGAATTATCACTACTTATCAGTTTGAGAGCGAGACAAGAGATTCAACTTTAATCGGAGGTAGAGCGCGGTACCATTTTGACCGCGATTTCGATCGTCCCACCTGGTTGGGAATGAGTTATCTCAATGAAGATCGTGGGGATCTGGATTTTAAACTTTTAGGTTTTGATGCTTATGTTTCCCTGGGTAATTGGGGTAAGATCATCGCCGAATATGCTAATTCTGAGAACCAGACTATCTTTGCTGATGCTAATGGTTCGGCATATCGCTTAGAAGGGGAAGTAAAATTTACCAACAATATTCTAGGACGAGCCTATTACCGTGAGGCAGACGAAGGTTTTGCTAATAATGCTACCCTCAGTTTTGTTCCTGGACAAAAACGCTATGGTGGCGAACTAACGGCGAAAGTCGCTGAGACAACTAATCTACGGTTTTTATATGAACGTCAAGAAAATAACGGTGTTGCTCCCCGTCCTTTAGACGAGTTAGAAGATTTTCTCAATCCTGGGTTCGATCCTGTTCCTGGTAGTCGAGTAGATAACTCAGTTTCCACTATCACCGCAGGGGTTGAACAAAAAATTGGCAAGGCTGATTTAGGCTTAGACTTAACCTGGCGCGATCGCCAAGATAACACGGTTTCGGGTAATTTAAACAGTACCTCTACTCAATTGCGATCGCATTTTTCGATTCCCATCGTTGATAAGCTCAATTTTCATGCTCTAAATGATTTGACTCTTTCTAATAGCACTGATGCACTTTACTCGGATCGCTTTGGTTTGGGTTTGGATTGGGAATTCTATGAAGGTTTAAGTCTGGTCTTTAATCATCAATGGTTCACCAGAGGGGACTTAGCAGGGGAATCACTAACTACTTTCGGGCTTCAGGGAGAATATAATCCTTGGGCAAATGCTACCCTCACTGGCAGATATAACATCACTAACGGTATTGACGGCATTAATAATGTTGGTTCAATTGGCTTACAGCAAAAGTTATCCCTTGCGCCTGGTTTAAATATCGATTTTGACTACGAACATACTTTTGATAGTTCTACTCAAAATAGTGATACTGGAACTCAATTTGCGCAACCCTTTTCTGTCGGTCAGAGTGCTTATTCTCTCAGCTTTGGTTCTGGCTCTACCTACGGAATTGGGATTGAATATACTGACGATCCTGATTTTACTGCGAGTGCTAAATGGCAATATAGCGATGGTTCGGGAGGTAGTAATACAGTTCTTTCCGCTGGAGTCACAGGAAAAGTCTCTGACGCTCTAACTACTCTGTTTGACTACAACCAAGCCAGTTCTGCTAACCAGAAATTTGACATTGGTACTACCAGGCAATTACGTCTTGGTTTAGCTTATCGCGACCCCAAACAAGACAAATTTAACGCTTTATTGCGTTATGAATACGAAGAAAATGGCGGAACTTTACCTGAAACAATTCTCTTGGGCAATGGTACGGGTTCTCAAGAACACCTATTTGCGCTGGAGGGTATTTACGCTCCCAATTGGCGCTGGGAATTCTACGGTAAATATGCCTTTCGTAACAGCAAAACTTTCCTCGCCGATGATTTTGTCGGTAGCAGCAATATCTCTCTAGGACAAATACGCGCCACCTATCGCCTGAATTACCACATCGATTTAGCAGCGGAAGCCCGCATGATTTGGCAACCCTCCGCAGGCTATACCGAATCAGGATTTCTTCTAGAAGCTGGTTATTATCTCACCCCCGAAGTGCGCATATCTGGAGGCTATGTCTTTGGTCGTGCTGACGATGAAGACTTCACTGGTACTCGCTCGGCTGGAGGCCCTTATGTAGGCTTGACGGTTAAGTTAAATAGCCTACTAGATGGCTTTGGGCAACATCAAGCACCCTCTCCTCCAGAGGTTGTCTCTAAGAAGAAGGAGAAGGAGAAATAG